Within Pantanalinema sp., the genomic segment TCGGCTGGTGCACGCCCGGGCGCTTCCTTCAGGAGGTGGTGCTGCTGAAGGGGGTCACGACCCTCGCCACGCCGGGCCTGCAGCAGGTCGCGCTCGCCCGCTTTCTCGAGCAGGGCGGCTACCAGCGCCACCTCAAGGGGCTGCGCGGAACGTTCCAGGCGAACATGGCCCGGACTCACCGGGTCATCGCCGAGGCCTTCCCCGAGGGGACCAAGGTCACCCATCCCGGGGGCGGGTTCTTGCTGTGGGTCGAGTTGCCCGAGGGGGTCGATGCGGTCGCGCTCCACCAGGAGGCGCTCGCGGGGGGAATCAGCATCACGCCGGGTCCCATCTTCTCGGCGAGCGGCAACTTCCAGAACTGCATCCGGATCAGCTGCGCGAACTCCTGGTCCAAGCGCATCGAGGACGGGATCATGCGCCTGGGAGCGATCGCCCGGCGCCTCGAGACCTCGGCTTAGAGGGCGGGGAATGGCCCCGCCCTCTAAGCCGAGAAGCGATCAGAAGTTCATGCCGATCCGCGCGCCGGGACCGGCGAGGATCCCGCCGTCGTCGCGGAAGGCCGCCACGCTGAAACCGCCGAGCCTCAGGCTGAGCTCGTAATGCACGCGGCTGAAGTCCGACTTGCCGCCGAGGACGTCGTAGATCTGGCGGTGATAGGTCGCCTCGGCCGAGACGGAGCCGATGCCGATCGGCAGCGAATAGCGCAGGCCGAGCGGGACGAGGATCGGCACGCCCACGTCGGTATTGGCGCCCGGGGTGGACTCGGTCATGTACATGGCCCCCTCGATCCCCATCACGGGCATCAGGTTGAGGGGCAGGAAGAGCCCCGTCTGCCCGACGAACCGGGCGCCCGCCCCGGCCACGAAGTGGTTGATGAATCCCTGCGAGGCGACGAGCGAGACGTCCCCCTCGGCCATGGGGCCGACGGCCGAGAAGAGGGCGCTGCCCACCATCCCGTGCACGGGGTGCTGCTGGGCTCCCATCGAGAAGTGAAGCGGGCCTCGGGCCATCTGCTCGGGAGGCTGGGGGCCCCATGCGGGCAAGACGCCGAACAGGCCCTTGCCCCAGCCGGCGGCCGCCGAGGCGGGAGCGGCGAGCGCCGGGACCAGGGCCGCGGTCAGGGCGAGAAGGCTGAAAAATCGCTTGGTCATGGTGATCGTCTCCTCGCGCTAGAAGTACATCGTGGTGCCGAGCGTGGTCGTCGTGTAACCCAGCTCGGTCGTGGTCCCGGTGGTCACCCCCCGGCTGGAGACGGCATGACGGGCATCGAGCTGAAGGTAGGGCGACAGCACGAGCGAGGCCGAGAGGCCGAAGTCGTTCGCCCCGAAGCCCTTCCGGCTCAGCGCGTCGGCCCAGTCGAGGTGAGCGAACGGACGCAGGACCAGGTTGTTGAGCACCGGCAGGTCCGGGACCCATCGCCAGCTCAGGCCGATAGGAGCGAGCATGACGGCCTTGGGGGCAACGACGCTCCCGGTGGCCGAGGTGCTCGAGAAAGACCCCATCCCGGTGTCGAAGGCGACGACGCCCCCGAGCAGCGGAAACATGTCGAACCCGAGGTCCACCCGCACGAGCGAGGCGTCGAGGGGGGCCGCGGCGCCGCCTGCGGCCGTCATCGCGTAGCCGCCCTGAGCGCTGAAGCCGGTGGTGAGGCTCAGCAGCATGTCGGGGTTAGGTGCGGCCTCGCGCACGGCGTAGCTGTAGCTCGTCTTTCGGCTGCGAATCGCTTCGCGCTCCGCGTTCATGCGGTTGGCCTCGGTCCCGAACATCGAGGTGAGCGCAGCGAGGACGACGCCCGTCCTGTCGGTGACGGTGAAGGTGTGCATCCCCCCCGACATCAAAGGGGTGCTGGCTCCGGCGGTCGTGTTCTGCCAGGTCATGACGTCGTAGCCGTAGCGCATGTCCCCGGACGGAAGGGCGCTGTTCCCGAGGTACCTGTCTGCGGCCATTGCAGGCGCGGCGTAGGCCGAAAGGCAGGACGCGGCGAGAATGGCCAGGCGCGGCAGCGAAAATTGCTTCATCTGGTGCGTCTCCTGATGTATGGATGCCTATCGTGACATGTTAACCGTAAGATCACCTGCTTAGCTGGACGAAATCTTAGCATCACCCAGGGTCGGTTTCAACGGAAAAGGCCCCGGATCGCGCGCGTTCCGGGGCCTTTTCCGTCGAGGGGTGTTTCCTACTTCGCGGTGAAGCTCACCGAGGCCGAGGCGGCCTCGTCGTCCGAGACGATGGTGAAGTCCTGCATCGTCTTGGCGTTCACGACCACCGGGACCACCTTGGTCTCGGTGACCCTGTACTCGCTGCTGAAGAGCTTCTTCTTCTTGAACTCGACCTTGACCTCGGCCACGCGGACCACGGTGTCGACGTTGTAGAGGCTGCCCTTGACCTCGAAGGCGCCCGAGCCGGTGACGCGGGTGGCGAGGTTGTACATGGCGATCGCGTTCACCGAAGGAGCCGGGCTGGGGGTGGCGCTCGGCGTGGGGGTCGGGGTGGCCGAGGGGGTGGCGGGCTCCTCGATGGGCTTCACCTTGAGGTCGCCGTCGAGGATCTCGAGGTCGAAGTACAGGTTGCCGTTGGGGTTGTCGAGCTCGGTATCCGCGAGCTTGAGGCTCAGCTTGAGGACGCTGGACTTGCCTGCGACCACGGTGGTGCTGCCCGTGACGGTGCCGATGACCTTGCCCGTCGCATCCTTGGCCGTCGACTTGACGGTGTAGGCGCCGGGGGCGAGCTCCTTGAAGCTCACGCGCTTGTCCGCAGGCAGGCTGGCCTTGGTGAAGACCTGGGTGCGGGGGGCCGACAGGACGCTGCTCGAAATCTCGAACGCGAAGGTCGCCACGTCGGCGGCCGTCGCCTGGGTGCTGTACCCGCCGTTCTCGGAGAGGTTGAAGGTGATGTCGCCGGTCAGCGCGTAGGGCGAGATGACCGCATCCTGCTTGGTGCTCGCGACCTGCGAGGGGGTCAGGCCGCAGCCGGCGGCGGCGAAGACGGCGGTAAGGGTCAGAAGGGGGAGGACACGAAGGGCTTTCATCGGGGGTTGGCCTCCTGTATTTAATAATCTCTTAAAGAAGCAAAATCTTTCTTTTAATTATAGCAAATCTACCCTTAAACCTTGCTCGAAAATTTCACCGCGCGCCTCGATGGCGTTCGGGCTGCTCGAGAGCAGGCCGCCGTCCTTGATCCGAGAGTGATGGCGGGGTACGATCCACGGGGGCCGTCCGCCTCGAGCGACAGACCTCATGGCCGATAGCATCGCCATTCGATGAGCAGGCACGGTTACAACAACAGGAGGGCCCATGGACGAGTCCAGAGATTTCTTGAAGTTCAAAAAAGGGGAGTTCAAGGCCAAGAGCCTCGAAGAGCTCCTCGGCAAGCCCCCCGAGAAGCAGACCAAGAATGAGTACGAGCTCATCGAGGAGGGGCTGAACCTGCGCCGCAAGATGGCCGAACTCTGCAAGGCCATTGCGCGCCGGCTCGAGAAACACGCCGAAGCCCGGGACTTACGTGCCTTGGAGGCCCAGATCGAAGAGCTGAACGAGATGTTTTCACAGCTCAAGGAAATGGAGATCCCGCTCTAAGGACCGCTCATCCACTTCCCTTCGGCCGCAGCGGGCGCGATGCCCTCGCTTTCCCTTGCCGCGCCTGGTCGGATCGGGCAGAATGGGAGGGACACAAGGAGCAATGCATGGCAAATCCACTGATCATCACCTGCTGCCCGGTTGGCGCCGAGATCACCCGCGCCCAGCACCCCGGCTTTCCCTACACCCCCCACGAGATCGCCCGCGAGGCGATCGGCGCGGTGAAGGCGGGTGCGGCCATCGTCCACCTGCACGTGCGCGAGGACGACGGCACCCCGAGCCAGGACCCGGCGCGCTTCGCCGAGACGATCCGCCTGATCAAGGCCGAGGTCGACTGCATCATCCAGATCTCGACCGGTGGCGCGGTGACGGCCACGGTTGACGATCGGCTCAAGCCGGTGCGCGAGCTGGACCCGACCCCCGAGATGGCCTCGCTCACCATGGGCACGGTCAACTTCGGCGACGAGGTGTTCTGGAACCCGCCCAGCCTGATCGAGACCTTCGCCGGCGAGTTCACCAGGCGCGGCATCAAGCCCGAGCTCGAGATCTTCGAGCCGGGGATGATCGCGAGCGCCACCAAGCTGCTCAAGAAGGGGATCCTCCAGGGCCCCCTCCACTTCGACTTCGTGCTCGGGGTGCCCGGCGCCTCGCCCGGTACCCCCAGGGCCCTCATGCACATGATCGAGCAGATCCCCGCCGATGCGACCTGGACCGTGGCCGGCGTCGGCGCCGCCCAGCTCACCCTCGGCATGATCGCGATCGCCATGGGCGGCCACGTGCGCGCCGGCTTCGAGGACAACCTCTACTACCGCAAGGGCGAGCTCGCCGAGTCCAACGCCCAGCTCGTGGCGCGCATGGCGCGCCTCGCCACCGAGGCCAACCGCCCCGTGGCGACCCCCGACCAGGCCCGTGAAATCCTCAAGATGCCCATCAGGAGCCTTGCCTAGATGACGACCGTGCTTAAGACCAACCCCTTCGGAACCCACCGCGTCCTCGCCCCCGCGAGCGCCTTGCCCTACTCGGCCCAGAAGCTGGACGTGAACGGCCCCACCCGCGAGACCGAGATCCGGATCGAGGTCGAGGCCCTGAACGTGGACTCGGCGTCCTTCACCCAGCTGGCCGAGGAGACCGGCCGCGACGACGCGCGCATGCGTTCGCGCCTGATGGAGATCATCTCCGAGCGCGGCAAGATGCACAACCCGGTCACCGGCTCGGGCGGCGTGCTCATCGGGCGCGTGGCCGAGGTGGGCAGCGCGCGCGGCGACCTTGCGGTCGGCGATCGCATCGTGACCCTCGTCTCCTTGACCACCACCCCGCTTTTGCTCGACTCGATCGGTGCGATCGACTGGAGCGCCCACCAGGTCAAGGTCTCGGGCCATGCCTTCCTGTTCGAGAAGAGCCTCTTCGCCAAGATCCCGACCGACCTGCCCGAGAAGCTCGCCATGTCGGTGCTCGACGTGTGCGGCGCGCCCGCCCAGACCGCGCGCCTGGTCAAGCCCGGCATGAAGGTCGTGATCCTCGGCGCCGCGGGCAAGAGCGGCATGCTCTGCTCGTGGGTGGCCGCCGACCTCGCGGGCCCCGAGGGCCAGGTCATCGGGATCGTTCCCACCAAGGCCCAGGCCGACTTCCTCAAGAAGATGCCCAAGGCCGTCGAGGTGGTCGAGGGCAACGCGCTCGACCCGGTGGGCACCTACGAGCAGGTGGGCGCGCTGACCGGCGGGGCCTACGCGGACCTCGTGATCAACTGCGTCAACATCCCCAACACCGAGATGGCGAGCATCCTCGCGTGCCGCAACCACGGCCGGGTGTACTTCTTCAGCATGGCGACCTCGTTCCAGGGGGCCGCCCTCGGCGCCGAGAGCGTCGGGCAGGACGTGGAGCTGCTCATCGGCAACGGCTACGCCGAGGGCCACGCGGACTACGCCATCGACCTGGTGCGGAAGAATCCCGCGCTGCGGGCGATGATCGAGGAAGTGTCGAAGGGCTGAGGGTTCACGGGGGGATCCGAACGATGCGATCCCCCCACCCCTGACCCCGCCCCACCGGGGGGCGGGGAATCATAGATGAGGCGAACCGTGAAGGAATTGACCAAGCCGAAGGAAACGACGATGGCCGACAAGCTGGCCGACCTCAAGCGCCGCCAGGAGGCGACCCAGCAGGGTGGCGGGGCGGCTGCGATCGCCAAGCAGCACGAGCGCGGCAAGCTGACCGCCCGCGAGCGGCTGGAGCTCTTGCTCGACCCGGGCACCTTCGTCGAGACGGACCGCTTCCGCACCCACCGCTGCAACAACTTCGGCATGGACCAGAAGAAGGTCCCGGGCGACGGCGTCGTCACCGGCTACGGCAGGATCGACGGGCGCCTGGTCTACGTCTTCAGCCAGGACTTCACGGTCTGGGGCGGCAGCCTCGGCGAGGTCTACGCCGAGAAGATCTGCAAGATCATGGACCTCGCGGTCAAGACCGGGGCGCCGGTCATCGGCCTCAACGACTCGGGCGGCGCCCGCATCCAGGAGGGCGTCGAGAGCCTCGCGGGCTACGCCGAGATCTTCTGGCGCAACGTGCAGGCCTCGGGCGTGGTGCCCCAGATCTCGGCCATCATGGGCCCCTGCGCGGGCGGCGCGGTGTACTCGCCGGCCATGACCGACATCATCGCCATGGTCCAGGACACCAGCTACATGTTCATCACCGGCCCGGACATCGTGAAGACGGTGACCGGCGAGGAGGTGACCCAGGAGGAGCTGGGCGGCGCCGGGGTTCACAACCGCACCAGCGGCGTGGCGCACCTCATGTACCCCTCGGAGGAGGAGTGCCTCCAGAATCTGCGCTACCTGCTCTCGTTCCTGCCCTCCAACAACCTCGAAGAGCCCCCGGTGGTGCCCACCGCGGACCCCGCGAACCGTACCGAGCAGGCCCTTCGCGACATCATCCCCGATCTGCCCAGCAAGCCCTACGACATGAAGGAGCTCTTGAGCCTGGTGGTGGACGACGGCGAGCTGTTCGAGCTCCAGCCCCACTTCGCGCCGAACATCATCACCACCTTCGCCCGGCTGGGCGGCCAGACGGTGGGCATCGTCGCCAACCAGCCCAGCCACATGGCGGGCACCCTGGACATCAACGCCTCGGTCAAGGGTGCGCGCTTCGTGCGCTTCTGCGACTCGTTCAACATCCCCATCGTCACCTTCGAGGACGTTCCCGGCTACTTCCCCGGCAAGACCCAGGAGTACGGCGGCATCATCCGCCACGGCGCGAAGCTGCTCTACGCCTACTGCGAGGCGACGGTCCCCATGATCACCGTCATCACCCGCAAGGCCTACGGCGGCGCCTACGACGTGCTCGGCTCCAAGCACATCCGCACCGACGTGAACCTCGCCTGGCCCTCGGCCGAGATCGCCGTCATGGGCGCGGAGGGCGCGGTCAACCTCCTGTACCGGCGCGAGCTTTCGGCCAACCCCGAGGAGCGCGACGAGCTGATCGCCGAGTACCGCGATCGCTTCGCCAACCCCTACGTGGCGGCCGAGCGCGGCTTCCTCGACGACGTGATCGACCCGGCCGAGACCCGGCCGCGCCTGATCGACGCCCTGCAGATGCTGCGCAACAAGCGCGTCGAGCGCCCGCGCCGCAAGCACGGCAACATCCCCCTCTAGCCATGGCCACAGAGCAGCAGATGGCGGCGATCGCCGCCGCGCTTTCGGTTTACCTGGAGGCCGAGGTCAAGGTCGAGCTCGCGAAGCCCGTGAACCCCTGGGGCCTCGCGGCGCGCCTGGAGCAGGTCGGCGCCGTGACGGGGATCAACGCCCGGGACCAGTTCCCGAGCCGCGTGTAAGCGCCCTTCACGAAGAATCCCCCTTCCGCTCGGAAGGGGGATTCTTCGTGAAGGGCTAAGGCTTTGCCGGCAACGGCTCGAAAGGATGGGCGTTGGTGAGGCGGGCCTTGATCTCGCTCAAGGGGAGGCTCTCCTCGATCCCCCAGGGATTGTCGAAGTACAGCCGCCCGTCCTGGATACCGGTCGCCAGGACCATGTGGCCCCCGTGGATCTCGCCGTCGGCGTCGCGCTCTCCCCACTTGAGGCCGATGGGCACGGGACTTCCCGCCTTGGTCTGCGCGTCGATCCGGTCGATGATGTCGTCGATCTTCTGGCCGTAGATCGTGAGCTTCTCGACCTTTCGGCCGCTCAGGGCGTTGAGGACCTCGCCGATCTGGATCGGGTCGAGCCCGTCGAACCCCCTGGAATTCTGGTCCTTGGCGTTGTCGTAGGTGGCGCTGGGGCCGTTGCCGAGCTCGATGAGTGCCGCCTGCCAGAGGCGGCTGGAGGCGGTGCGGTTGCTGCCGTCGGGGCGCTCGGTGCCGCTCACACGAGCGATCTCGGTGCCGCTCGCGAGCCTCACGCGCCCCTCGGGGGTGGCGAGGCCCGCGACCACGCGGACCAGCTCGGCCGGCTCCTCGGTCGCGTACAGGATCTGGAGGGTCGCCGGGGCGCAGGTGTTCTTGTTCTTCTGGTTGATGGCCGAGGGGATCGCAAGCTCCTGGAGCAGATCGCTGACCAGCTCCGAGCGCTTGAGGCCGCTCGCGAGCGGCTGCTGGGCGAGCCTGTCGAGGGCCCCGAGCAGGTCGTCTCCTGCCTGGTTCTTTCGCTCGCCGGGTAACTTGCCGTCCAGCAGCAGGGCCTGGAGGGCGAGACGGGCCTGCGGATCCTGGGCGCTCAGCGCCTTGAGGCGGTCGTACTGCTGCCTGCGGGTGTCGTCCAGCGCGGCGATCGCGCCCTTCTCCTCGGGGGCGTTGGCCGCGAGAAGCTTGTTCGCCTTGGCGACGCTCGCCTGTGTGCCGTTGACGTCGTAGGGGTCCTGGAGGATGCGGCGGAATCCCTTTTCCTCGGTCCTGGGATTCACCCAGACGCGACGGGCCTCGCGCAGGGCGCCGTCGGCCGACGGCCTTGCTCCGCTCGAAGTCGGCACGAAGCGATCGCTGGCGATCGCGGCCTTCGGCGGCGTCTCGGGCAGAGGAGCAGCGGTGCCCATCGGCTCGAGGCGAGAAGGCTTGGCCGGGGGCGTGGCGGCATTGGATCGATCAACGTTCATGGGATTCCTC encodes:
- a CDS encoding 3-keto-5-aminohexanoate cleavage protein; its protein translation is MANPLIITCCPVGAEITRAQHPGFPYTPHEIAREAIGAVKAGAAIVHLHVREDDGTPSQDPARFAETIRLIKAEVDCIIQISTGGAVTATVDDRLKPVRELDPTPEMASLTMGTVNFGDEVFWNPPSLIETFAGEFTRRGIKPELEIFEPGMIASATKLLKKGILQGPLHFDFVLGVPGASPGTPRALMHMIEQIPADATWTVAGVGAAQLTLGMIAIAMGGHVRAGFEDNLYYRKGELAESNAQLVARMARLATEANRPVATPDQAREILKMPIRSLA
- a CDS encoding L-erythro-3,5-diaminohexanoate dehydrogenase codes for the protein MTTVLKTNPFGTHRVLAPASALPYSAQKLDVNGPTRETEIRIEVEALNVDSASFTQLAEETGRDDARMRSRLMEIISERGKMHNPVTGSGGVLIGRVAEVGSARGDLAVGDRIVTLVSLTTTPLLLDSIGAIDWSAHQVKVSGHAFLFEKSLFAKIPTDLPEKLAMSVLDVCGAPAQTARLVKPGMKVVILGAAGKSGMLCSWVAADLAGPEGQVIGIVPTKAQADFLKKMPKAVEVVEGNALDPVGTYEQVGALTGGAYADLVINCVNIPNTEMASILACRNHGRVYFFSMATSFQGAALGAESVGQDVELLIGNGYAEGHADYAIDLVRKNPALRAMIEEVSKG
- a CDS encoding acyl-CoA carboxylase subunit beta, coding for MADKLADLKRRQEATQQGGGAAAIAKQHERGKLTARERLELLLDPGTFVETDRFRTHRCNNFGMDQKKVPGDGVVTGYGRIDGRLVYVFSQDFTVWGGSLGEVYAEKICKIMDLAVKTGAPVIGLNDSGGARIQEGVESLAGYAEIFWRNVQASGVVPQISAIMGPCAGGAVYSPAMTDIIAMVQDTSYMFITGPDIVKTVTGEEVTQEELGGAGVHNRTSGVAHLMYPSEEECLQNLRYLLSFLPSNNLEEPPVVPTADPANRTEQALRDIIPDLPSKPYDMKELLSLVVDDGELFELQPHFAPNIITTFARLGGQTVGIVANQPSHMAGTLDINASVKGARFVRFCDSFNIPIVTFEDVPGYFPGKTQEYGGIIRHGAKLLYAYCEATVPMITVITRKAYGGAYDVLGSKHIRTDVNLAWPSAEIAVMGAEGAVNLLYRRELSANPEERDELIAEYRDRFANPYVAAERGFLDDVIDPAETRPRLIDALQMLRNKRVERPRRKHGNIPL